The genomic interval GGTCAAGGCCTTCGCCGCCGCACACGGTTTGACCGTGGTGCGCGAAGATCCGGCTGCGCGCACGGTCCTGCTGAGCGGCACGATTGCCCAATTCCAGGACGCGTTCGCCGTCAAGCTCGAACATTACGAACATCACACGTCCGGCCAGTTCCGCGGCCGCACCGGCACGATCAGCGTGCCCGACGATCTGCACGGCGTGGTGCAGGCCGTGCTCGGCCTCGACGACCGCCCGCAGGCGCGGCCGCACTTTCGCATCCGGCCGCCGTTCCAGGCGGCTCGCGGTCATCAGGTTTCGTTCACGCCGCCGCAACTCGCCTCGCTCTACCATTTTCCGCAAGGCGACGGCGGCGGTCAGTGCGTCGGCATCATCGAGCTGGGCGGCGGGTATAACGCCAGCGATCTCAAGTCCTATTTCGCGAGCCTCGGCGTCGCCTCGCCCAAGGTAAAGTCGGTCGGCGTCGATCAGGGCAGCAACCAGCCCACTGGCGACCCGAACGGGCCGGACGGCGAAGTCACGCTCGACATCGAAATTGTCGGCGCGATCGCCCCCGGGGCGGAGATCGCCGTGTATTTCACGCAGAACAGCGACGCCGGCTTTATCGACGCGGTGAGCCGCGCGGTGCACGACACGACCAACAAGCCCTCGGTGATTTCGATCAGTTGGGGCGGGCCGGAGTCGAACTGGACCAGCCAGTCGTTGCAGGCCTTCAACAGCGTGCTGCAGTCGGCGGCAACGCTTGGCGTGACGGTCTGCGCGGCCTCGGGCGACAGCGGTTCGAGCGACGGCTCGGGCAGCGGCGATCAGGTCGACTTCCCGGCGTCGAGCCCCTATGTGCTGGCCTGCGGCGGCACGAGTCTCACCGCGTCGGGCACCTCGATCTCGCACGAGGCGGTCTGGAACGACGGCGCGCAAGGCGGCGCGACCGGCGGCGGCGTGAGCCAGGCTTTCCCGGTGCCGGTGTGGCAGAAAGGCTTGTCCGCCACGTCGACGAAGGGCGGCAAGAAAGCGCTCGGCGGGCGCGGTGTGCCGGACGTGGCGGGCGACGCATCGCCGGTGACCGGCTACAGTGTCCTGATCGACGGCACGCAGACGGTGGTCGGCGGCACCAGCGCGGTTGCGCCGCTGTGGGCCGCGCTGATCGCGCGCATCAACGCGGCGAAAGGGCAGCCGGCCGGCTTCATCAACCCCAAGCTGTATAAGGCGACGGGCGCGTGCAACGACATCACGCAAGGCAACAACGGCAGTTTCGCGGCGTCCCCGGGTTGGGATGCCTGCACGGGGCTCGGCAGTCCCAATGGTCAGAAGGTGGCGGCCGCACTATAGTCTGCAAACGCGCCCCGCAGGAAATCCTTCGGGGCGCCACAAAAGACGTGAACGAACCCATGGAGCGATCATGACGAATACCGAGTCAGCTTCTGTTAGTCCGCAGCCGTCGCACAATTCGCATGCTTCAGGCGCGCCCGCGCCCGCGCCGGCCAGCGCGCCGCACAAGGCCAAAGATCAGCCGTTCTTCGACCCGGTTGCTTACGGCAACGGGCCGGATGATTCCGTGACCGAAACCGATGAAAGCGCGGCGATCACGCACCACTCGGTCACCATCGGCGGGCACAAGATCGACTACACGGCGACGGCGGGCCACCTCGTCATCGTCGACCCGAGTAGTTCAAAGGCGGAAGCCCGCATGTTCTACGTGGCGTTCACGCAGGACAATCAGAAGGAAGAAGCCCGGCCGGTCACGTTCTTCTATAACGGCGGGCCTGGGTCGTCGTCCGTTTTCGTGCTGCTGGGCTCGTTCGCGCCGCGCCGCATCAAGACGTCGATGCCGAGCTTCACGCCACCCGCGCCGTATTCGATGGAAGACAACCCGGACAGCCTGCTCGACAAGAGCGACCTCGTCTTCATCAACCCGGTCGGCACCGGCTACTCGGCGGCGATCGCGCCGAAGAAGAACCGCGACTTCTGGGGCGTCGACCAGGACGCGGACTCGATCAAGCAGTTCATCAAGCGTTTTCTGACCAAGAACAACCGCTGGAATTCGCCGAAGTACCTGTTCGGCGAGTCGTATGGCACGGCGCGCAGTTGCGTGCTGGCGTACCGTTTGCACGAAGATGGCGTGGATCTGAACGGCATCACGCTGCAATCGTCGATTCTCGATTACACGCAGGCCGGCAACCCGGTGGGCGCGCTGCCCACCGCGGCCGCGGACGCGTGGTATCACAAGAAGCTCGGCATCGCGCCGCGGCCGACCGACCTCGGCACGTTCGCCGAAGAAGTCGCGCAGTTCGCGCGCACGGACTATCTGGCCGCGCTGCGTAAGTTTCCGACCACCGACGCGGCAACGGTCGAAAAGCTCAGCGAATACACGGGCATCGACAAAACGACCTTGCTCGCGTGGAGTCTGGATGTCGCCTCGTACGACAGCCGGGGCAATTCGTTGTTCCTCACCACCCTGCTGAAATCCAAGGGTCTTGCGCTCGGCGAGTACGACGGCCGTGTGACGGCGATAGGCACGGGCATTGCCGGCAAGATCGACCCGAATTCCGGCGGCAACGACCCGACCATGACGGCGGTGACCGGCGTCTACACGACGATGTGGAACGTCTATCTGAACGAGCAACTGAAGTACACGTCGAATTCGTCGTTCACGGATCTGAACGACCAGGCCTTCAAGTACTGGGACTTCAGTCACATCGATCCGACCGGCGCGCAGAAGGGCGTCGACTCGAAGGGCAACATCATTCTGTACACCGCCGGGGACCTGGCTGCCGTGATGGCGCTCAATCCCGACCTGAAGGTGCTGTCGGCCAACGGCTTCTTCGATTTCGTCACGCCGTTTTATCAGACCGTGCTCGATTTACAGCAAATGCCGCTGCTCAGCCAGCAGGTCCGGCAGAATCTGTCGGCGCGCTTTTATCCGTCGGGGCATATGGTTTATCTCGACGGCGGATCGCGCACCGCGCTGAAGGCCGATCTCGCGAAGATGTACGACACGACGGTGTCCAATACGCAGGCGCTGCTTCGTATCCGCGCATTGCAGGCGCGTGTGGCGCAGTAGCTGCGGGTTGACGGATCGGATCGCATTGCGCCGCGTCGCAGACGCGGCGCAATGCGGGATGCCTTTGCATCGCGACAATCAGGCGTTTGCGACTGGCGAAGCGTGACGGTAGCGCCGCCGGTCTCCTCAGCCCGCGAAATCCGCTAAGCGCGGCCTATGCACGCACCGCGCATAGGCAGGCTTTTTTACTTATCCATATTGAATGTGTTTTAATTAGTCTGCGAATTGAACTATTGCGTGCCGCTCCCGGCGCGCCGACGAATGAACGCAGGCATTGCAGACAGGCGTCGCGCCAGCTATTCCAGCGACGCGACCAGCAGTACGTACGACACGGCTTTGCCGGCGCTTGCGCGCCGGCGCGGCGTTGCGCGTCATCTCGGCAGGATACGTTTTGCGCTTGCGCTCGGCTTCACCGCGCTGGTGATGCTACGCATGGGCGACGCTCGCGCGCAGAACGCCGGCATGCTCGACGAACGCGTCACGCAGCAATCGGTCGGCGACACGATTTGCCGTCCCGGTTACGCGGACACGGTCGCGCCGCCGTTCGACGAACTGATGGCGCACAAAGACCGCATGCTTGCCGCGCGCGGCATCGATACGGACAACGGCGCCACCTTCGCGCTCGACCGCCGCGTGCCGATCGTGCTCGGCGGCTCGCCGGACGCGCCCGCCAATCTCGATCTTCTGCCGTGGGCAGGCCACCAGGGCGAGCGCCGCAAGGCGCGCGCGGCGGTCATGCTCAAGCGCTGCGTCTGCGAAGGCAAACTGAGCCTCGCCGAAGCACAAGCCGCGATTATCGGCAACTGGTCGGTGGTTTATTCGGGCTTCAGTCAAACGTCTTGCGACGTGAGCCGGCTCGACGTGGCGACCGGCGGCAACGACGGTCGCGGCGCCGGCCGCGACAGCCCGCCGTGAAGCCGGTCGGCTTGTGTGCGGCGCCTGCTTCGTTCACGCGCATTTAACAGCTATTCAGCCGCGCGGCTTGCAACTCGCAGGCCGCGGCCCCATCTAGTTTTCGGAGAATCATCATGATCCATTTACGTCTTGCCGCCATGGCGCTTTCTATCGGCTGCGTGTTCGGCAGCACTGCCGTGCTCGCCGCCGAGCCGGTGCATTGCGGCCAGGCCGACACGCTGAAGATTCGCGGCGATGTGCCCGCGGCCATCAGCTTCGACGTGTACCGCCAACTGCGGCCGTTGAGCGCGCAACGTGTTGCGCTGTTCCAGTCGGCCGGCGAGGTGAAGCGCCTGCCTGACGGCCTGGCCGTATGCGAAGTCGCTGACGACGGCGTCGACGATCCGTCCGCGGTGCTGGTTCAACTGCCGCAGGGCAGGAATGCATGGTGGGTGAGCTCGGCCAACGTGCAAGCGGCGGACTGATCGCGACAACCAGTCCGCCTTTTGCGCAGGTCCCTCGCAGGATGCCGTGGCGATGCGCGGCGCGGCCCGGTTTTCGCGCTCAGTGTCCGCATTCGATGCGTTTGCCGGGTCTGTAGCGGGAAATGAACAGCTGTTTTGCTATTTTTGACGCCGCTTATTCAGGTACAGTGCATTAACGGCAAGATTTAAGCCCGTTTTTTGACGACACTGTGTTGCATCGCTTTTACTGTCGATTGTGGCTATCCTGAGTACAGGACGAAACTCGCAGGGGAGAATTAAATGATCGCCTTCTATCTGTCATTGGCCGCTTTGGGCGCCGCCGGCGCTGCGTTGATCCGCCAACTCGCTGCCGTGCAGGCGAAACAGCGTGCCGCATTGCGCCCCGTGCGCGTGCAGTCCGCGGATCGCGGCGCTGGCCGCAACGCGCGCAGAGGGTAGAGCGCATGAACCTGATCGTGCGCAACATCGCGCAATCGTGCAGCGAGCAGGAAGTGCGGGATTTCCTCAAGCACGAACTTGGGCATTACGCGAAGAACATCGAGGTCGTCGACGCAGGTAAGCCCGGCGCGTACGCCACGGTCGAACTGGACGCCGAAGTGCCCTATGTCGGCGAAGTGATCGCGCGGCAGATTCACGGCAAGCAGTTGGGCGGCCAGACGCTTGAAGCCAGCGCCGATCTGTTCACCGACGAACCGCCGGCGCCTCAGTAACCCAGCGCGATCGATTCACCTGAATGCGTTGCGCGACAAGAGCGCACGTAAGCCGGCGTGCCGGCGCGTCGTCCGCACACCCATCCCTTTCTCAATCTCCGCTTGTCTGCACCGGCCAATCGAACGGCGTGTACGGCAACGCGCGCTTGTGACGCGTGACTTCGTGGAAGCGCAAGATGGTCTCGCGTGCCGCATCGCTCACGGGTTTGCGCTCCAGAAAGTCGTCGATTGCGTCGTACGGAATGCCATAGGCGTCCTCGTCGGGTCGTTGCGGCCGCAACATTTCGAGGTCGGCGGTCGGCACCTTGTGCGCTAATGCTTCCGGCGCGCCCAGCGCTTTGGACACCGCGCGCACACGCCGCTTGTTGAGCCCGGTGAGCGGCAATACATCGGCGCCGCCGTCGCCGAACTTCGTGAAGAAGCCCATCACCGATTCGGCCGCGTGATCCGTGCCGATGACCACCCCGGCCCGCGCACTGGCCACCGCGTATTGCGCGATCATGCGCTGCCGCGCCTTGATATTGCCGTGCACGAAGTCCTGTTGCGATTCGTCCTTATAGAGCAGGCCGCTTTGATCCAGCGCGGCGAGCATGGCGTCGGCCGCAGGTTTGATATCGATGGTGAGATTTTCGTCCGCGCGAATGAAACGCAATGCCTGCTGCGCGTCGGCTTCGTCTTTCTGTTCGCCGTAAGGCAGACGTATTGCGACGAAGTGCGCGTCGTAATGTTCGGCGCGCAATCGCTCGACCGCGAGTTGCGCGAGCCGCCCCGCAGTTGTCGAGTCGACGCCGCCGCTGATCCCGAGCACATACGTTTTCAGGCCGCTGCTACGCAGATAATTCGCGAGGAAAGCAACCCGGCGCTCGATTTCATATTCAGCATCGAACTCGGCGCTGATGTGCATTTCTTCAGAGATGCTTGCCTGGCGTGCGACTGGATCGTGTTGCGTCATGATTCTTCTTTGCTCCTTGCGCGCTTGCGCACATGTCGAACCGTAACCGGCCCGGGTTCAATTCACCTTCGCACCGCTTTGAATCCGCCGCATTGATTTGCAAAGATGTCCAGTTATTACAGCGGTATCAATCATTCGACGAATCTTCATCGACAGATCGCAGTGTGCTTAGTAACATCCTCGTTCTGAGAGCGCCGCGTGAGCCGGCGAGCAGTCAATAATAATCAGGTTTGCTCAAACACGCGATGAACCACACCAACCGGCCTGGCCAGCCTGTAATGGACCGTCTGTTTTTCGCGTCGGTCAATCGTCCGCCCGACGTGTCGTGTATGTCGTATCGACTTTCCGTGCGGGGCATCGCGCGCGCATTGCCTTCTTTGCGCCGGTGGGCGCGTGCGCTGAGCGCCGCGTTATGCATGGCGTCATGCGGCGCGGCGATGGCAGCTTCGGCGCCCGTCGCGGTGTCGGCGCCAAAGCCGGTGAATCGTCCGGTGGCTGCCGTCAATGCGTCGGCTGTCGCCGCGCCCGATGCCGCCGGCGTGGTCGATCCGCGTCGCGCGTTCATGCTGCGGGAGGTGTTCGCGCAGAACGTCACGCGTACGCTGAATGTGCCGGCAGCGGAGCAGCGAGCCTATGCCAACCGGCTGCAAGCCGTGCTCGGCGCGCACATGCTCGGCGATCTGTCGGGCGAGTATGTCGTGCTGGTCGATCGCAATGCCAACGTGCAGGCGCTCTTCATCTATTTTCGCGCCGCGCCGGCCGACGCCTGGCAGATGATCGGGGCGTCGCCGGTTTCGACCGGGCTGCCGGGCGAGTACGACCACTTCATCACGCCGCTCGGCGTATTCGAGCACACGCCGGCCAACATGGATTTCCGTTCGGAAGGCACGCAGAACGAAAACCATATTCGCGGCTACGGCAAGCGTGATATGCGGATCTTCGACCTCGGCTGGGCCCAGGGTGAGCGCGGCTGGGGCAAGGGCGGCGTGTCGCAGATGCGCTTCCAGATGCACGCCACCGACCCCGACCATCTCGAATCGCTGCTGGGCATGCGTCACTCGAAAGGTTGCGTGCGCATTCCCGCGTCGCTCAATTCGTTTATCGATCACTATGGCATTCTCGATGCCGAGTATGTCGCGCTCGTCGAATCGGGTAAATCGCTGTGGGTGTTGAAAAGCGACCGACAGGTGACGCCGTGGGCTGGGCGTTACATCGCCGTGGTGGATTCGGCGCGCAAGAGCCGCCCAGCGTGGGCGCCGGCGCCGGGCAGCAAGGCGCGCGCTAAATTGCCGGCAGGAGCGGACACGGCGGATTGATTCGCGGCGGGGGCGTCGCGACTGCGCCGCGCATTGCGATTGCGCTGTGCATTGCGACTGCGCTGCATTGCGGCTGCGCCACGCATCGCTGTGCGCCGCCCACTGCGACTGTGCCGCGCACAGCGACCGCGCCACACGCAGCAAACAAGGCGCGCACAGCGACCGCCGCGCACCGCGACTTTCCAGTGCATCGCACCCACGCCACGCATCGCGACAACGCCGCACACCACCCCCGCCTCGCCCATATCGAGCACGCACCCATCACGACCGCGCCAGCAACACCCCCACCAACGCAACCGCAAACCCCACAATCTGCATCGGCAGCAGCGTCTCGCCGAAGCCGACATAGCCTTCGAGGGCAGCAAGCGGCGGCGCGAGAAACATCAGCGCAGTCGCGCGCGCCGCGTCGCCGCGTCTGACCATCCACACCAGCAACGTCACGCTAACGCCGGAGAGCATCACGATTCCCCACGCGAGCGATCCCCACAGCGTGGCGGACGCAATCCAGCGATGTTCACCGA from Paraburkholderia phytofirmans PsJN carries:
- the nadE gene encoding ammonia-dependent NAD(+) synthetase; this encodes MTQHDPVARQASISEEMHISAEFDAEYEIERRVAFLANYLRSSGLKTYVLGISGGVDSTTAGRLAQLAVERLRAEHYDAHFVAIRLPYGEQKDEADAQQALRFIRADENLTIDIKPAADAMLAALDQSGLLYKDESQQDFVHGNIKARQRMIAQYAVASARAGVVIGTDHAAESVMGFFTKFGDGGADVLPLTGLNKRRVRAVSKALGAPEALAHKVPTADLEMLRPQRPDEDAYGIPYDAIDDFLERKPVSDAARETILRFHEVTRHKRALPYTPFDWPVQTSGD
- a CDS encoding RNA-binding protein, which produces MNLIVRNIAQSCSEQEVRDFLKHELGHYAKNIEVVDAGKPGAYATVELDAEVPYVGEVIARQIHGKQLGGQTLEASADLFTDEPPAPQ
- a CDS encoding S53 family peptidase, whose translation is MVNKHPLPGSERTVEQGSKVVGQCDPAERIEVFVMLRRQQQAQFDALMSKIEAGDPSVKPLSRETLAKDYGAAPDDIAKVKAFAAAHGLTVVREDPAARTVLLSGTIAQFQDAFAVKLEHYEHHTSGQFRGRTGTISVPDDLHGVVQAVLGLDDRPQARPHFRIRPPFQAARGHQVSFTPPQLASLYHFPQGDGGGQCVGIIELGGGYNASDLKSYFASLGVASPKVKSVGVDQGSNQPTGDPNGPDGEVTLDIEIVGAIAPGAEIAVYFTQNSDAGFIDAVSRAVHDTTNKPSVISISWGGPESNWTSQSLQAFNSVLQSAATLGVTVCAASGDSGSSDGSGSGDQVDFPASSPYVLACGGTSLTASGTSISHEAVWNDGAQGGATGGGVSQAFPVPVWQKGLSATSTKGGKKALGGRGVPDVAGDASPVTGYSVLIDGTQTVVGGTSAVAPLWAALIARINAAKGQPAGFINPKLYKATGACNDITQGNNGSFAASPGWDACTGLGSPNGQKVAAAL
- a CDS encoding L,D-transpeptidase codes for the protein MNHTNRPGQPVMDRLFFASVNRPPDVSCMSYRLSVRGIARALPSLRRWARALSAALCMASCGAAMAASAPVAVSAPKPVNRPVAAVNASAVAAPDAAGVVDPRRAFMLREVFAQNVTRTLNVPAAEQRAYANRLQAVLGAHMLGDLSGEYVVLVDRNANVQALFIYFRAAPADAWQMIGASPVSTGLPGEYDHFITPLGVFEHTPANMDFRSEGTQNENHIRGYGKRDMRIFDLGWAQGERGWGKGGVSQMRFQMHATDPDHLESLLGMRHSKGCVRIPASLNSFIDHYGILDAEYVALVESGKSLWVLKSDRQVTPWAGRYIAVVDSARKSRPAWAPAPGSKARAKLPAGADTAD
- a CDS encoding S10 family peptidase, with the translated sequence MTNTESASVSPQPSHNSHASGAPAPAPASAPHKAKDQPFFDPVAYGNGPDDSVTETDESAAITHHSVTIGGHKIDYTATAGHLVIVDPSSSKAEARMFYVAFTQDNQKEEARPVTFFYNGGPGSSSVFVLLGSFAPRRIKTSMPSFTPPAPYSMEDNPDSLLDKSDLVFINPVGTGYSAAIAPKKNRDFWGVDQDADSIKQFIKRFLTKNNRWNSPKYLFGESYGTARSCVLAYRLHEDGVDLNGITLQSSILDYTQAGNPVGALPTAAADAWYHKKLGIAPRPTDLGTFAEEVAQFARTDYLAALRKFPTTDAATVEKLSEYTGIDKTTLLAWSLDVASYDSRGNSLFLTTLLKSKGLALGEYDGRVTAIGTGIAGKIDPNSGGNDPTMTAVTGVYTTMWNVYLNEQLKYTSNSSFTDLNDQAFKYWDFSHIDPTGAQKGVDSKGNIILYTAGDLAAVMALNPDLKVLSANGFFDFVTPFYQTVLDLQQMPLLSQQVRQNLSARFYPSGHMVYLDGGSRTALKADLAKMYDTTVSNTQALLRIRALQARVAQ